One Ctenopharyngodon idella isolate HZGC_01 chromosome 9, HZGC01, whole genome shotgun sequence DNA window includes the following coding sequences:
- the marco gene encoding macrophage receptor MARCO → METEVDRIEGKASLFSQANPLYDNNMKLFEAERYEFQTSELTTKKPAKKRLCIPVLIVFLLLLIALNSFLAYKVFTLEAWVHTHCTSADARTDELKSAEGFKLASSSSDEECLSDLCGNDGTLEKLRTQLNQLNVSAQRAVVCPPGPSGPPGRPGTPGLQGSPGIPGIPGQKGNTGSPGKVGEPGTPGEKGQIGDPGVAGERGPVGTPGAPGVPGLKGDPGARGIQGLPGNDGSPGANGKTGLPGIPGLRGNPGPKGDPGPSGERGEQGPPGVRGPPGPGGLQGPPGEKGSLGPKGNNGLGIPGLPGQPGQKGDQGLTGARGPQGLNGLKGSKGDSGQKGDQGLKGQKGDVGPKGASGTSAAVVRLVGSATRGRVEVLHNNAWGTVCDDSFDTVDGLVVCRMLGYQRATQVYTAGAGTGNIWLDEVRCTGTERSIFDCPHGGLGTHNCNHGEDVGVSCA, encoded by the exons ATGGAGACAGAAGTGGACAGGATTGAAGGGAAGGCCTCTCTATTCAGCCAGGCAAACCCTCTATATGACAACAACATGAAGCTCTTTGAGGCTGAGCGCTACGAATTCCAGACGAGTG AGCTAACGACAAAGAAACCAGCAAAGAAACGTCTCTGTATTCCTGTTCTCATAGTGTTTCTCCTGCTGCTGATTGCTCTGAATTCTTTTCTGGCATATAAAG TCTTCACTCTGGAGGCTTGGGTTCACACTCACTGTACATCAGCTGATGCCAGAACAGATGAACTTAAGTCTGCTGAAGGATTTAAGCTGGCCAGCTCCAGCTCAGAtgag GAATGTCTGTCCGATCTGTGTGGAAATGATGGGACTCTTGAAAAACTAAGGACTCAACTAAACCAGCTCAACGTTAGTGCACAAAGag ccGTGGTTTGTCCGCCTGGTCCATCTGGTCCACCTGGAAGACCTGGAACCCCTGGATTACAAG GTTCTCCTGGAATCCCAGGAATACCAGGACAGAAAGGAAACACTGGCTCACCAG gTAAGGTAGGTGAGCCTGGAACTCCAGGTGAAAAAGGACAGATAGGAGACCCAGGTGTTGCAGGGGAAAGGGGTCCGGTCGGCACTCCGGGTGCACCTG gTGTTCCAGGCTTGAAGGGTGATCCAGGAGCGAGAGGAATACAAG GTTTACCTGGGAATGATGGTTCTCCAGGTGCAAATGGAAAGACTGGTTTGCCAGGAATACCAGGGCTCCGTGGAAATCCAG GGCCTAAAGGAGACCCAGGTCCCAGTGGTGAGCGAGGAGAGCAGGGACCTCCGGGTGTAAGAG GGCCTCCTGGTCCAGGTGGCCTGCAAGGACCACCTGGAGAAAAAGGCTCACTTGGACCAAAGGGAAACAATGGCCTTGGCATTCCAG gGCTCCCAGGACAGCCCGGGCAAAAGGGAGATCAAGGCTTGACAG GTGCCCGAGGACCTCAGGGTCTGAATGGATTAAAGGGAAGTAAAGGGGATTCAG GGCAAAAGGGAGATCAAG GTCTGAAGGGTCAGAAGGGTGATGTGGGACCCAAGGGTGCAAGCGGTACTTCGGCTG CTGTGGTTCGTTTAGTGGGAAGCGCCACCCGTGGAAGAGTCGAGGTGTTGCATAATAATGCCTGGGGAACGGTGTGTGATGACAGCTTTGACACTGTGGATGGTTTGGTGGTGTGCAGGATGTTGGGCTACCAGAGGGCCACCCAGGTGTACACGGCCGGTGCAG GAACTGGAAATATCTGGCTAGACGAGGTGAGATGTACCGGAACTGAGAGGAGCATTTTTGACTGTCCACATGGAGGACTGGGAACTCATAACTGTAACCACGGTGAAGATGTGGGAGTTAGCTGTGCTTGA